GGGATATGGCCCAGCTTGGTAGGGCGCTTGGTTCGGGACCAAGAGGTCGCGGGTTCGAATCCCGCTATCCCGACCAGGAGGTTAATGAGAAATCCACCTATTTATTTTGCATTAAAGAATTATATTGCTAAAAAGAGAGCTTGTTTTCATATGCCAGGTCACCATAGAGGAAAAGGGGCGCATCCATTTCTTGTTGATTTGCTTGGAGAAAAGGCTTTACTTTCTGATATTACAGAGGTTGAGGGAATGGATTATCTTCATAAGGCAGAGGGGGTAATAAAATATGCTCAAGAGCTTGCAGCAAATCTATTTAAAGTTGATTACACATTCTTTCTTATAAATGGAAGCACAGTGGGTAATCTTGTTATGCTTGCCTCCACACTCTCTCCAGGGGATAAAGTGATAATCCAAAGAAATTCACATAGATCAATAATAGGTGGTCTTGCAGTTCTTGATCTTGTTCCAGAGTACATTCAACCAGAAATTCACCCATACCTTGAAATTCCATGGGGAATAACTCCAGAAAAACTTGAAGAGAAGTTAAAAAAAGGAAATTCCAAAGTTGTGTTTTTAACTTCTCCAAACTATTTCGGTATGTGCGAGGACCTACCATCTCTTGTTAAGGTGGGAAAAAGATACAACTCAATCCTTTTGTTGGATGAAGCACATGGTGCCCATTTCCCATTCAACCCAAATTTGCCAGAAACAGGGATAAATCTTGGTTTTGATATGATTGTTCAGTCTGCACACAAAACCCTACCATCTCTTACTCAGACATCTTTCCTTCATGTTTTTGAGAAGAATATTGATATGGATAGAGTTCATGATTCACTTACATTTTTCCAATCATCTTCCCCTTCATACCTCTTCATGGCATCCCTTGATATAGTTAGATATCAAATGGAAACAGAAGGAGAGAGAATCTGGAATGATGTAATTGATAAGGCAAACTACCTAAGGGAAGAGATAAATAAAATTGATGGACTATACTCATTTGGTGTAGAGATACTGGAAGATGGCATATTTGATCTTGACTCTACAAAGGTTACAGTAAACACAAAGGGTATAGGATTAACAGGTTTTGAAGTTGAGGAGATTTTAAATAAAAAATACAACATAGAGATTGAACTTTCAGATTCATCAAACATTCTCCTGTTTATGACACCAGGCGTCACAGACAATGAGATTCAGAGACTTCTTGGTGCTTTAAAAGATATATCAAAGATGAGAAGGAAGAAAAAGGAGATGAGGCTAAAGTCTCCAGATATTCCAGAGATGGCATTGACTCCAAAGGAAGCTTTTTTAAGGCCGAAGGAACTTATACCTATCAAGGAGTCTGAAGGAAGAGTAGCAGGAAATATTGTATCTTCCTATCCACCTGGGCTTCCAATACTTGTTCCAGGAGAGGAGATCACAAAGGATATAATTGAATATATATTAAGACTTGAAGAGGAGGGTGCAGTAATTCAGGGGTTATATGATAAAATTTTCATAAAGGTGGTGAAATGAGGTATTTTTTTGTTGTTAATCCTGTTGCAGGATTGGGAAAAAGTTTTCTTGTTTGGAGAAAGATTAAAGAGATACTCAAAGAAAAGGGTGTCAATTTTGACTATGCTCTTACAAAGTATCCAAAACATGCAACGAAGTTAACTATGGAAGCTGTAAGATCTGGCTTTAAGAATATAGTTGCTGTTGGGGGAGATGGAACTGTATCTGAGGTGGCAAGAGGAGTTGCAAGTGAAGATGTAGTGATAGGAACAATCCCCGCTGGAAGAGGAAAGGACTTCCCAAAAAGTTTAAATATCCCAAAGGATCCTATTAAGGCACTTGATTTAATTCTTAAAGGAGGAAAGATTGTTGAGGTAGATCATCCAAAGGTAGATAATGATAGGTTCATAAATGCATGTGGGGTTGGCTTTGATGCTGAAGTCTCAAGAAATGCAAATGTCACCTATAAAAATTTTAGAGCTCTCTCCTATGCGATATCCATATTTGCTACCATTGTGTCATGGAAACTTCCTGAGATTGTGATCAAGATTGATAATGTTGTAAGAGAAATTCCTGTTTTCTTTGTAGTTATAGCAAATGGTCCTTTTTATGGAGGAGGAATGAAGGTATCTCCCTATTCAAAGATAAATGATGGACTTCTTGATGTTGTAATATTTCATAAGATGAGCAAATTCACACTTTTATGGAATTATCCAGGAGTTTACACGGGGGGAAAACATGTTAACCATGATAGAGTAGAAACTCTAAAGGCAAAGAGGGTGGAGATAAACTCTAAAGAAAATCTTTATGCACACGCTGATGGTGATATAATAGGTAATGTGCCAAAAGTATTTGAGATAGATGGGAAGAAATTAAAATTTATTGGAGGATAGTATGTCTGAAGAGGTTGAGATTTTTAAAAAGATAAAAAAAGAAGAGGAGATTGCAGAGAAAAGAATAGAAGAGGCAAAGAGAAAAGTGGAAAAAGAAAAAAGAGAGAAGATACTGGAACAGAGGAGGATACTGGAGGAGAGAGAAGAAAAGTTGAAAGAGGT
This genomic stretch from Caldisericia bacterium harbors:
- a CDS encoding aminotransferase class V-fold PLP-dependent enzyme; this encodes MRNPPIYFALKNYIAKKRACFHMPGHHRGKGAHPFLVDLLGEKALLSDITEVEGMDYLHKAEGVIKYAQELAANLFKVDYTFFLINGSTVGNLVMLASTLSPGDKVIIQRNSHRSIIGGLAVLDLVPEYIQPEIHPYLEIPWGITPEKLEEKLKKGNSKVVFLTSPNYFGMCEDLPSLVKVGKRYNSILLLDEAHGAHFPFNPNLPETGINLGFDMIVQSAHKTLPSLTQTSFLHVFEKNIDMDRVHDSLTFFQSSSPSYLFMASLDIVRYQMETEGERIWNDVIDKANYLREEINKIDGLYSFGVEILEDGIFDLDSTKVTVNTKGIGLTGFEVEEILNKKYNIEIELSDSSNILLFMTPGVTDNEIQRLLGALKDISKMRRKKKEMRLKSPDIPEMALTPKEAFLRPKELIPIKESEGRVAGNIVSSYPPGLPILVPGEEITKDIIEYILRLEEEGAVIQGLYDKIFIKVVK
- a CDS encoding diacylglycerol kinase family lipid kinase, whose translation is MRYFFVVNPVAGLGKSFLVWRKIKEILKEKGVNFDYALTKYPKHATKLTMEAVRSGFKNIVAVGGDGTVSEVARGVASEDVVIGTIPAGRGKDFPKSLNIPKDPIKALDLILKGGKIVEVDHPKVDNDRFINACGVGFDAEVSRNANVTYKNFRALSYAISIFATIVSWKLPEIVIKIDNVVREIPVFFVVIANGPFYGGGMKVSPYSKINDGLLDVVIFHKMSKFTLLWNYPGVYTGGKHVNHDRVETLKAKRVEINSKENLYAHADGDIIGNVPKVFEIDGKKLKFIGG